Genomic segment of Centropristis striata isolate RG_2023a ecotype Rhode Island chromosome 21, C.striata_1.0, whole genome shotgun sequence:
TCTGTGTCGGCCTCCCTGTGTTGTAATCCTGTCCTGGCTTTGGATGGGACACTGCAGAGCTGGTACTCTGCCTGTGCTCCGGCTCCgcttcctctctgtgtgtctgcaagGCAGTCTGTGTCTGCAGAGCAACTGAGCAGCAGAGCGTCAGAGCACAGGCCATCAGGTGCAGTGTGCTGCTCCACTGTGGCAATGCACTCATTAGTATGGAGCAGAGCCCTGGTCCTCCGGACTCCACTCCCCCCGCaggctccctcctcctcttcctcatctaaACCCTGCTCAGCAGCCTTGGACTGCTTCACCTCCATGACAAAACCGTTATTCTGACCTTTATAAGTTTCCACGGCCGCCACGTGTTTAAAGGTGTGGCCTTTTTTGCGCTCAAAGGGAAAGGTCTGATAGCGTTTCTTCAGGTCGGGGGACGTCTGCACGCCTGTGCTCCGTGTGACGTTTGGGATGGACCTGCGGGCGGGGACCGTCATGTACTTGCGGTACGCCACTTTGTATGATATCGGCTTGCCACCTTTCCCTGCTGCTTGCAACTCCGCCTCCCTTTGCTCGTTCTGTGCCTCGCAGATATCCTTGAAACGCACTTGCAGGGCCTTGTTTCTCTTCCTCACCTGTCGACTGGCTTCCAGGGAATACTTCACCTCCAGCGCCAGCGAGGTGGAGGGCAAGGGCGCTGCCTCCGAGTCAGATTCTGAGTTGGTGAGCATGCATTTGCCCCCTTCCTTGCTCACCATGTTTCCTAAGAGGTATGGAGAAAAACGTGTATTAATAATTTATCGTGAATGGCTTGAAACAAAGACTCTCGTCTGACTATTAAATCCTACCGGACAGAACACACTTAGAAGCTTAGAGAGAAGGGAGGAACCTGTGTAGTTATTGaatgaatattaataaaaacagattttatcaGACACTTGTTGTTATGCATGCCAAAAAGCCAAGCAAATATGATTTTTAAGTTGATTTTTAAGTAACTTCCTTTAAAAATTGAGCATACCAGAATTGAGTTTGACATTGAATATAGTTTCTACTGAAGGTGTGTTGATGTCATACAAGTCTTAAGCTTCCATatgcatgtacagtatatttaccCATGGAAAAAACCTGCCAGTTGGCTTGGGTCTTTTATGCTTGCCAAACCTTCTGTGTTTATTTACTGACAAACTGCAAGCGTTATGGTTTAAACATGCTCTAAAAATAATCTCAGCAGATTTCAACGGTGCATTTAATCTTCTTTTCAGTGAAACCGATAACTCCAATTTCAGCacaattttcattcatttatcacTGTTGGTTAAAGCAGCTTTGACTAGcaatccctcctcctcctccacctcctctcccacTTTCCAAGTTGatgagtgtttgtgtctgtctgtatggGAGCTATCAGACACTGCACTGACAAGCGCACACCTTCAAGTACACTTAGTTAACAGTAGCAGTATATGCTGTTGACTATTCTGAAGACTGCCTGAGGTCTGCAGTTTATTTCCATGGTTCGTTAGGTTCAGCAGGATTCTTCACTGTGTGACCTTTTCCTCAGTTAATAATGAAGTAAAAATAGGATTTTGAGCCTATTAGGTTGCCCAGTTTCTCTTCTCAAGACTATGCGAGTATGGCATCTGTTCAGTTTCCATTTTCTAAACAAATGGAGGCAAGAGAACATGCAGAGAAAATGGAGTTCATACCTGCAAACAGACAAActtttgacagaaaaacaccccAGGGAATAACACACTAAGCAGAGATATGAATGAGATATGAATTATCTTTCCACCCTACCACAGAAATTGTGACAGCATTACAACTATGTAGTTTGCCTCTGATGCTCTGAAACAAATATAATTTTCCTCCTGCCTGCTGATTTACAATAAGCAAACACTCCATACGCTCATGTAGATGCTGAATCAGATAGGACAATTATCCGTCTCAGCTTATCTGCCATCACCGCTCTCTGTCAACAGGGAACGACTTCCTATTTCAAACCTGTCTGTTTACTTACCTGGGAGCTATAGAATGGACATTTTGTCTCACTGTGTTCTCTATCACATTATCACCCTGGCTCTGTTATATTAAATTATACTCTTGGTCTCCATTTCTGTTTGGGGAGAAACAGCCACCTATCTTTATCTTTCCCATCTCACATAAAATTCTCATCCACAGACATTTATAGCCCCTTGTAGACACACAGTACCATCTGTATATATGGCAGTTTTACATGTTAGCATaatcattcagtatttttttctgcaattttgTCTCCTAAACGCATAGCATCATTTTCCTCAGCACAAATACTGAATATTGCCAGTCAAAGTAACAAGTGACCTTGTATGATTTAGCTGTTTGATTGGAAGTTGCAAGCACCAAGCTCTTTAGTTAAACATTATATGGCCACATACATTAAGCAATAACTCAGGAACGCCTGGAGGGAAATTcttcaaatttgaaaaaaatgcagacttggactcaaggattaACTGGTTAGATTTTGGtagtcaaaggtcactgtgacctcatgtCCATCCCACTTTCATAACCTCCATACTTTTGCCTCCTAAACACGTAGCATCATTTTCCTCAGCACGAATATATGAATATTACCAGTAAAAGCTTGCCCAAGATTATGATGTTCTTGCGTGCAGTGTTCTCATAAATGTTCTCCAAAATTAGAGAGCTGCTATTCTCTAAAATGAGCATAACAAATCAAAACAGATCCACCCTGAATGATATCTTTGCTTATTGCATCATACCTAACTTTCAGAAAAGCAGCCAATTATCTCATGGCATTGCAACTCCATTTGTAAAGGTCCTTTAAAAAGAAACCCCATCTTAAAGACTTAAAAAGCCATTAAGGACAAATGGACCCAGCAGTGTTACCGATTGGCAGTCCTCCCCTGAAACTGTCCAAACACCGCCCAGTAATGTCACTGCAAACAATGTCTGAGAACAGCACAGCATGGCCATACAGACAGGTTAGAGATGGCAGCTTTCTGCTGTGCAGGCAGATGTTTGTTTGATTCTCAACAGACAGGTAATTACCGATGTGTCCAAATGACCAGGGAGTACAGTGCAATGCAGTGTTTGTGGAAACTGACTATGATGCCAACACAGAAGACATGAGGAAAGATATTCTGCCAACAAGTAACAAGGTGTTCGAAGCACGGGCACGGCAATACAGTGCCAGAATTAGTTATATTTCGTCCCACTATGAGATGTCTTACTCTATGCATGAAGAGCTTTGCATCATACCATGTGTGAAAAGTGGACAAAATACGACATATTTTCAAGTTGGCACAGAAGCATTTACCACAGTAAGCTCAGAGAAAGGCCAGGGGAGTTAGAAATAGTGTCATTAACGCAAAAGAACAGTGGAACCACCTTGTATTGTATGCATGTAATCATCCAGTGACTCCTGACTCCTTTACCATTAAGTTGATTGAGCTGTGAGAGCAGAGGGACGTACGGCGATGTAAAGAGGAAGAATCATGGCTGCATATAGCACAATCCAATGCATTAATTTTCCAATTATTCCCCCGGCTGTGCAGCTTTTAAATCATTTCAGTCGAAGTGagtctgatttttctttttcttccccttCGTCTGACTGTTTGACCATGTGACGTTTATTCCCCGACTATTATCTGTTCACCAGCATGACCGTGCTTTCCCGGTCCATCACTGTCAAAGTCCTCGCCGTGTTTGTTCCAAAGGATGACATTTCGAATAACATATTAAACTGTCACCCTGTGTCCCCTCCCCTCCAAATGAGGTCACTTCTATGTTTTCAGCTACAACCGAATTAAAACATTATATTCAATATATGACAAGTTATATCTGATCACAATTCAAGATGCCACCCTGTCCGAAGCCCTCAGATACTGACAGCAACGgtgttttctctcctccctcttcccTCCACAATGCATACAGTTTCATAGTATTGTATCATATCCTCATTCAAAATTTGATCCTTTTTGACATGCCAGCACTGCAGGCTGAATGATGCGTCCCTGGCTCCACATATCTGATTTGTTACCCATTGGGTTCAGGCCCGGGCGACTGTTGCACCACTCGTATCTCACCTCCGGCTGGAACACCACCCCCTGGCCTCTTGCATAAACAGCATGAGTCATTACGCACGGCTGTGACAACCGCCTCTTTTTAGGGTGGCCCtgatcctatttttttttaacaacggCGGGGCAAATAAGTGAAGTGAACTGACCCACTATTTTCAAAAACAGAGCTCACAGGGTCATGTGCGCATGGCAAAACACATGAGACATGTTCACCACTGACCTTGTTTTAGCAGCACGGCTCACATGGCTGTCATACTGGCACTTAGGGtcatttttggggttatttctAGGGACACAAGTGCATTTTGTCCACGAGGAGAGCTTGTTTTGCACGGCCGGTTCTTGGGAtgattttttcttctaattCAGCCATTGTTTTGAGCTTCTGGGTGCTGCAAGGACAATCGAAATTACTGCAGTAGTGCAATTCATTATTCTTTAATGGAaatggtctttttttctcagagcatgtggtcatttaatgcaaCGCGCCTCGAATTTAAAAATTGCCCCTCATTACTTGCATTATTTCAAACTGCATATGAGTCGGCGGGTTTGTGAATGGCAGATGCCTAATTGAACTTTTCGTTGCCGagggtgaaatcttaaaaggtGGAAATTTCAGTCTCCTGATTCAACCTGGGGATTGAATGTTTACCGTAACTTTGAGCCAGACTAATTTTGTTTTATCGCTTCTGCTCCACCGAAGGGAAAATTCATTAATATAGTACGCATCACAACACTGGTGAATTGATTAAGCGCTGGGAATACGGCTATACATGTCAATTAGCAACGGAAGCCTAAACAGCCTTTCATGTTTAAGCATTTAACTGGGTGTTTCATTGAAGTTTGCCATTATCTCTTTCCATCTTTAACATACTTTAAATCCTTTCCCAATGCATGAGCAGTGTATGATTTAGCTGTTGATTGGAAGTTACAAGCACCAAGCTCTTTAGTCAAACATTATATGGCCACATACATTACGAAATTCTTCAAATTTGAAACAAATGctgacttggactcaaggatgaactggttAGGTTTTGGTAGACCAAAGGTCACTATGACCTCATGTCTACCCCACTCTCATAATCTGATGTCTCAGAGGGGCTTGAGCGCTTGACAGAATTTCTTCAGATTTGGCACAAACGTGaatttggactcaaggatgaactggttAGACTTTGGTAGTCAAAGTTCACTGTGACCTCATGTCTATCCCACTCTCATAACCTGATGTCTGAGAGGGCCTTGAGCCTTCAGGGAATTTTTTCAGATTTGGTACAAACATCAACTTGGGTCAAGGAAAAACATTCTTGACTCAAGGATGAATTGAAAATcactaaaatcacatttttggccataactcaaGACTTCATATTGTCACCTTGCTAAAATAATGGcctaagtcttttttttaggattattaagagtcttttttttccccctgggAGCGCCACAACAACGCCAAGCAGTTGAGGTGAATCGCGTGCGTCTGGTGTTGAGGAGgagaaggtgtgtgtttgtgtgtgtgtatgagtgagtGACTTGGTGTTTGGCTGCACTTTATTATTAATcctattttttgcctaaataaTTTCCTCATGATGCTGGCCACCTCTGGTAAAATTGCCATGAAgcctgaaaaaaatgacacgGGCCATTATTTTTAAGAGGGTGTCAATATGCTTACACtcaaaatttcacacaaatgtcaAACAGGATAATATCACcaagtgatgacattttatatccaaaaaggtcaaaggtcaagttcAATGTGATGAGATAAATctctaaaataaaacacttttatggCCATTATTGGAAACCATAGCGGAGACACATAACCACAAGGCGGTAATTCTGAATAAAACCCGGTGAAATATATGCAGCCAGTATTGGGTTTTTGAATTACAGACGAAGTGAGCTTGAAGTCTGCCCTTGTGCTACATGATCAACAgcaccagcaaaaaaaaaaacggctcTCCTatcattgtgttttatattattatagttcAGCATGGCCTCAGATGCTGCTTGAACAAATGAGTGTAGCGCTATCATCACAGTCATGGAAGTTCCAAACTCCACTGTAATCCAGCTTTATCTACTCgtgttttgttttcctcttttctctcttctgtcAGCTTCTGCTCATAATTACACGGGGCTTagtagtgttttgaaaagtcTTTGATCTGTCTCTTAAGAGCACACTGATTATGCAGTAAAAAAGATATCCAGGCTGGTAGTTTACTTTAGTTTGTGTTGGTAAGGTCATTTGCCAGtgtgggtttttattttctgtctgtctgtgtgctgcAGCATGTGAGCAAGGCTTGGATGCACCCATGCTCTCATGGTGTGATGTGAGGGTATATATATAGCCGAGTGATTGACTGTACAGGTCAGTGTTGAGGGATAACCGCAGTACAGTGCATTAGGCCGACACCAAACGCTGCAAATCCTTTGTCAGTTAATGGTAGCTTAATGCTGTAAGATGGAATGGCACTGGAAATTACAGGATTTTACCAGATTGTCTGTCTGGTAATTGTTGCTCAGTCATCACGGACCACTCTGCTGTTGCTGAGGaccattttaaagatttttgctCAGAATTGTCACGTAGTGTTGCAGTAATGACAAAATAACACCAGGaatgtatttttgttgaaaGCTCAATATGAAAGTTCCTTATTATGAACAGAGGGGAACATTTTCTAACCTGTCACATCTCCTTTCTTCTTACATTCACATGCATTTTTCAGCAGTAGAGTTTTGTATGTTGGAATCAGATATATTTCTAATCAAAGACGCGGCTCTGATAATCCAAAATCGGTCAACAAACCTTATTGATGAAGCCAAATTTTTAGGCATACAGAGCTAATgcacaatcatttttaaattccaCTGCTCTATTATGTCTTGGTTTAATATGGTATTGTAATAGTTGTGAATATTACATGAACACAGTTAAGTTTGACAGTCAGGTCGAATCCAGATTTGCTATTAATCCACAGAATATCCTTTTAAGTTTCCACCATAAGCATAGCATTTGTTATAAACCCATGTGTGCATTTCATAGCTTTTCCCATTTTATATCCCATTGATATTATCCTGCTTCTAGACATGCACTTGGAGCTCACAcagaataaaatgtgtgtgagagaacgCCTGCATCAGATACTGCAGTTTGAGTGCAGCCTCTCATCGAGCTTCCCAAGCCTTCGCCTGTACACGTCATTAGTATCACTCCCTGCTGTGTATGATGCTGGAAATTACCACCATGAAAGAACTCCGTATACTGTACGGTACACCAGGCTGCTGCTGTTTTCATGGAGGACTTCTTATCCTTGGACTGTAGCCTGCGGACATTGTAgccttattatttttttactcactttgtcCCCACTGAATTGcacttttctttgttatttcCTCACTCGCTGTAGTTAGTTGGCTTTGTGCGCTATATGCCTGCACCCAGGTGGGTTCTTGGGGTGGGCTTGATGAATTCACAGGAAGCCTGTAATCCATACGTCAGAGAACATGCAGGCTAGATGGAGATCAGAACACAAGAGAGGATGTATGCTGCGGAGGCTGCCTGTTCTAATCAGAATGCATCAGATCACtctcatctctcctctcctcctcgtcttTCCACGGAACATTGTATCTCTTCTTTTTGCTGCTCATTCTTTCCCTCTTTGTTGCTTCCTCTGTGTCTCCCCCTCTCTTTGCCTCCTAGACGCACCGAGGTTTCAAAGCTGATGGGTAACTAGAGAACTCCCCTGCTGCTCTCAGATTCCTCCTAGTCATCCCcagcaaagacacacacacacacacgctaccACACACAAGCAGAACGACTAGAATAAACAGGTGCATGGATTTAGATGTAGCGTTTTCAATCTGCTGGAATGGAGCAGAAATGAATGTGAGTGGAAAAAGACACACGACGAAGAGCGAAGATTGAAAAGATTCATGAACAAAATCA
This window contains:
- the LOC131960068 gene encoding inhibitory synaptic factor 2A, with amino-acid sequence MVSKEGGKCMLTNSESDSEAAPLPSTSLALEVKYSLEASRQVRKRNKALQVRFKDICEAQNEQREAELQAAGKGGKPISYKVAYRKYMTVPARRSIPNVTRSTGVQTSPDLKKRYQTFPFERKKGHTFKHVAAVETYKGQNNGFVMEVKQSKAAEQGLDEEEEEGACGGSGVRRTRALLHTNECIATVEQHTAPDGLCSDALLLSCSADTDCLADTQRGSGAGAQAEYQLCSVPSKARTGLQHREADTDRLAKRQLLNLEEGSSRTLPDRASKVTGPIAWNSLTQVECLDSPSVRSKRKKALQLNGLQSETLPRVGRGCTTQAQCHTGQLSARPLRGMEEPLTPCRGGEAGRAPPHQTQEACKQIVPMNQDGDVKAQLQAMENLISSSQETIKVLLGVIQELEKGEAHREGLSYRTGQDTANCDTCRNSACIIYSVELDFKQQEDKLQPLMMRLCPTEDGHFPSLPYPQEAFTSTPKRKSKADSKKHARWKLWFL